The following proteins come from a genomic window of Kitasatospora sp. NBC_01246:
- a CDS encoding UDP-N-acetylmuramoyl-tripeptide--D-alanyl-D-alanine ligase: protein MIALTLAEVAAAVGGTLDGADPDTPVTGPVEVDSRKVRPGCLFAAFAGEHVDGHDYAEKAVAAGAVAVLAARPVGVPAVLVDSVVDALGKLARAVVARAESTTVVALTGSAGKTSTKDLIAQLLQRLGDTVYPPGSLNNEIGHPMTALRVEAGTRHLVMEMGARHKGDIEYLTSITPPRIGLVLNVGTAHVGEFGSQQAIAEAKGELVEALPADGAAILNADDPLVRAMASRTRARVVYFGESREAHVRAQDVRLDSTGRPSFTLTTPAGSAPVQLRLYGEHHVSNALAAAAVAVELGMSVDDTAEALSEAGALSRWRMEVVDRADGLTVVNDAYNANPDSMRAALRALVSIGGRGPERRRTWAVLGEMRELGEDSLAEHDAIGRLAVRLDVTKLVAVGGREAACMELGARNEGSWGEESVLVSDADAAVELLRSQLRPGDVVLVKASRSVGLEKVAEALLADGAAE, encoded by the coding sequence GTGATCGCACTGACCCTCGCCGAGGTGGCCGCAGCCGTCGGAGGCACCCTGGACGGCGCCGACCCCGACACCCCGGTCACCGGCCCGGTCGAGGTCGACTCCCGCAAGGTGCGCCCCGGCTGCCTGTTCGCGGCCTTCGCCGGTGAACACGTGGACGGCCACGACTATGCCGAGAAGGCGGTCGCCGCCGGCGCCGTCGCGGTGCTGGCCGCCCGCCCGGTCGGGGTGCCCGCCGTCCTGGTCGACAGCGTGGTGGACGCACTCGGCAAGCTGGCCCGGGCGGTGGTGGCCCGCGCCGAATCCACCACCGTGGTCGCGCTGACCGGCTCGGCCGGCAAGACCAGCACCAAGGACCTGATCGCCCAGCTGCTCCAGCGGCTCGGCGACACCGTCTACCCGCCCGGCTCGCTCAACAACGAGATCGGGCACCCGATGACGGCGCTGCGGGTCGAGGCCGGCACCCGGCACCTGGTGATGGAGATGGGCGCCCGGCACAAGGGCGACATCGAGTACCTCACCTCGATCACCCCGCCCCGGATCGGCCTGGTGCTGAACGTCGGCACCGCCCACGTCGGCGAGTTCGGCTCCCAGCAGGCGATCGCCGAGGCGAAGGGCGAGCTGGTCGAGGCGCTGCCGGCGGACGGTGCGGCGATCCTCAACGCCGACGACCCGCTGGTGCGCGCGATGGCCTCCCGCACCAGGGCCCGGGTGGTGTACTTCGGGGAGTCCCGCGAGGCGCACGTCCGGGCACAGGATGTTCGCCTGGACTCCACCGGACGGCCATCGTTCACACTGACCACCCCGGCCGGTTCCGCACCCGTGCAGCTGCGCCTGTACGGTGAGCACCACGTCTCGAACGCCCTCGCCGCCGCAGCGGTGGCGGTGGAGCTCGGGATGTCCGTCGATGACACCGCCGAAGCGCTGAGCGAGGCGGGTGCGCTGTCCCGCTGGCGCATGGAGGTCGTCGACCGGGCCGATGGTCTCACCGTCGTGAACGACGCCTACAACGCGAACCCCGACTCGATGCGGGCCGCGCTGCGGGCGCTGGTCTCGATCGGAGGGCGCGGCCCGGAGCGCCGCCGCACCTGGGCGGTGCTCGGCGAGATGCGGGAGCTCGGCGAGGACAGCCTGGCCGAGCACGACGCCATCGGGCGGCTCGCGGTACGGCTGGACGTCACCAAGCTGGTGGCGGTCGGCGGACGCGAGGCGGCCTGCATGGAACTGGGCGCTAGGAACGAAGGTTCGTGGGGTGAGGAGTCGGTGCTGGTGTCCGACGCGGACGCGGCGGTCGAACTGCTGCGCAGTCAGCTTCGGCCGGGGGATGTGGTCCTGGTGAAGGCTTCCCGTTCGGTGGGGCTCGAGAAGGTGGCCGAGGCACTGCTCGCGGACGGTGCGGCCGAGTAA
- a CDS encoding UDP-N-acetylmuramoyl-L-alanyl-D-glutamate--2,6-diaminopimelate ligase: MSNERAGRDDGTARARFGPGRPSTDSLPAVPKPDQITVSPPRPTGVKALPLAELARLLGLAPVEGGPVTGVTHDSRAVRPGDVYVAFPGANHHGAAFAAQAAAAGAVALLTDPAGAEQAAGSGLPSLVVDRPRARMGELAAAVYGRPADRLLMIGLTGTNGKTTTSYLVEGGLRGAGHSPGVIGTVEMRVGDERIKSERTTPEATDLHAILGVMGERGADAVTMEVSSHALVFGRTDGVAYDVALFNNLTPEHLDFHPDMEDYFQAKARLFQPGKSRLGVANLDDAYGRRLVAEAKIPVTSFSATGAAEADWRAVDVQLGPIGSTFRVLGPDGAEADASVPLPGPFNVANALAAITVLVTAGLPLEQVVAGIAEVPGVPGRLERVDAGQPFVAVVDYAHKPDALRAVLASLREVTKGRLHVVVGCGGDRDPHKRAPMGAIAAELADTALLTSDNPRSEDPLAILATMLTGAASVPEAERGAVLVVPDRAEAVHLAVARAQAGDTVLVAGKGHELGQYVRDEIRPFDDREVLRDSIARTTAARGTGGVEQP, translated from the coding sequence ATGAGCAACGAGCGGGCCGGGCGGGACGACGGCACGGCGAGGGCCCGGTTTGGCCCTGGACGCCCTTCGACGGATAGCCTGCCCGCCGTGCCGAAACCCGATCAAATCACCGTGAGCCCGCCCCGCCCCACCGGGGTGAAGGCCCTGCCGCTCGCCGAGCTGGCCCGTCTGCTCGGCCTCGCGCCGGTCGAGGGGGGCCCGGTCACCGGCGTCACCCACGACTCCCGCGCGGTGCGCCCCGGCGACGTCTACGTGGCCTTCCCGGGCGCCAACCACCACGGCGCGGCCTTCGCGGCCCAGGCCGCGGCCGCCGGCGCGGTGGCGCTGCTCACCGACCCGGCCGGTGCCGAACAGGCGGCCGGCAGCGGTCTGCCGTCGCTGGTGGTCGACCGGCCGCGGGCCCGGATGGGCGAGCTGGCCGCCGCGGTCTACGGCCGCCCCGCCGACCGGCTGCTGATGATCGGGCTGACCGGCACCAACGGCAAGACCACCACCTCCTACCTGGTCGAGGGCGGTCTGCGCGGCGCCGGGCACAGCCCCGGCGTGATCGGCACCGTCGAGATGCGGGTCGGCGACGAGCGGATCAAGAGCGAGCGCACCACCCCCGAGGCCACCGACCTGCACGCGATCCTCGGCGTGATGGGGGAGCGCGGCGCGGACGCGGTGACCATGGAGGTCTCCAGCCACGCGCTGGTCTTCGGCCGGACCGACGGCGTCGCCTACGACGTCGCGCTGTTCAACAACCTCACGCCGGAGCACCTCGACTTCCACCCGGACATGGAGGACTACTTCCAGGCGAAGGCCCGGCTCTTCCAGCCCGGCAAGTCCCGGCTCGGCGTGGCCAACCTGGACGACGCCTACGGGCGCCGGCTGGTCGCCGAGGCGAAGATCCCGGTCACCTCGTTCTCCGCGACCGGTGCGGCCGAGGCCGACTGGCGCGCGGTGGACGTCCAGCTCGGCCCGATCGGCTCGACCTTCCGGGTGCTCGGCCCGGACGGCGCCGAGGCCGACGCGTCCGTCCCGCTGCCGGGCCCGTTCAACGTCGCCAACGCGCTGGCCGCGATCACCGTGCTGGTGACCGCCGGGCTGCCGCTGGAGCAGGTCGTCGCCGGGATCGCCGAGGTGCCCGGCGTGCCGGGCCGGCTGGAGCGGGTGGACGCCGGGCAGCCGTTCGTCGCGGTGGTCGACTACGCCCACAAGCCGGACGCCCTGCGCGCCGTCCTCGCCTCACTGCGCGAGGTCACCAAGGGCCGGCTGCACGTCGTGGTGGGCTGCGGCGGCGACCGCGACCCGCACAAGCGCGCCCCGATGGGCGCCATCGCCGCCGAGCTCGCCGACACCGCCCTGCTGACCAGCGACAACCCGCGCAGCGAGGACCCGTTGGCGATCCTCGCCACCATGCTCACGGGCGCCGCCTCGGTGCCCGAGGCCGAGCGCGGCGCCGTCCTGGTCGTGCCCGACCGGGCCGAGGCGGTCCACCTCGCGGTGGCCCGCGCCCAGGCCGGTGACACCGTGCTGGTGGCCGGCAAGGGCCATGAGCTCGGCCAGTACGTAAGAGACGAGATCCGCCCCTTCGACGACCGGGAGGTACTGCGGGACTCGATCGCGCGGACCACGGCCGCCCGGGGCACCGGAGGAGTAGAGCAGCCGTGA
- a CDS encoding peptidoglycan D,D-transpeptidase FtsI family protein yields the protein MSTPRQPTGGTGGAGGRRFVAKGAAPRQTPRGQAGRAEPGKAQPAKAQPAKAQPAKPQPARAKQPPKAQSPKAQSPKAAAPRKAQSVKAQSAMPRPPRAQSAGTGDPKAARRPLRTPGQRRPEGRLPGRPRPKSRPPQRPQSRAIRLADPRRRLRVVTVALFLVFSVFAGRLVQLQLLDSDALAADANTNRYLSIPITAERGSITSADGVALATTVDAYDITADPAMFTPEAAGVPDAPEQAAALLAPILGLSKEKLAADLHTPKTRYKRLAAQQSPDVKNQISDLKSGLEKQANSKACLAQKRLLTKSAEEGGRSRVDNECANPLAGVFNRDTQKRVYPSDGLASNLVGFVNAEGEGAGGLEQQYQKQLAGKDGHSSYAQAGGRLVPTAGGSLDQAVPGTDLRLTVNRDIQWAAQRAITDQVANAGAEKGYVVVQDVKTGQVLAMATSPGFNPNDLSTAKSSQLGNPALQDSYEPGSTAKLMTMAAVLDSGKATWDTKVTVPGRLQRADVNFQDDVDHGTWYLTLAGVLAKSSNIGTIEAFETLGADQPEANRVLDGYLRKFGVAQPTGLGFPGEAAGKLKKPEDLVASEKYNITFGQGPMTLSALQATSVYSTIANGGVRVAPSVVQGTTSPDGRYTPAAPGAQTRVVSEQTAKTLTEMLESVVTDEQGTGGKAAVPGYRVAGKTGTANRVDPKTGGYRGYTASFIGFAPADAPRVTVSCVIQDPVNGHFGGQLCGPVFKQVMEFTLKTLQVPPSGSEAPNLPVEWKP from the coding sequence ATGAGCACGCCCCGACAGCCCACCGGCGGGACCGGCGGCGCCGGTGGCCGCCGATTCGTCGCCAAGGGCGCCGCTCCGCGGCAGACCCCGCGCGGCCAGGCCGGCCGGGCCGAGCCCGGCAAGGCGCAGCCCGCGAAGGCGCAGCCGGCCAAGGCCCAGCCGGCCAAGCCGCAGCCCGCCCGGGCGAAGCAGCCCCCGAAGGCCCAGTCCCCGAAGGCGCAGTCCCCGAAGGCGGCAGCACCCCGGAAGGCCCAGTCCGTCAAGGCCCAGTCGGCCATGCCGCGGCCCCCGCGGGCGCAGTCGGCCGGGACCGGCGACCCCAAGGCCGCCCGCCGGCCGCTCCGCACGCCGGGCCAGCGCCGCCCGGAGGGCCGGCTGCCCGGCCGCCCGCGCCCGAAGTCCCGCCCGCCGCAGCGCCCCCAGTCCAGGGCGATCCGGCTGGCCGACCCGCGCCGCCGGCTGCGGGTGGTCACCGTCGCGTTGTTCCTGGTGTTCTCGGTCTTCGCCGGCCGCCTCGTCCAGCTCCAGCTGCTGGACTCCGACGCACTGGCCGCCGACGCCAACACCAACCGCTACCTGAGCATCCCGATCACCGCCGAGCGCGGCTCGATAACGTCCGCCGACGGCGTCGCCCTCGCCACCACCGTCGACGCCTACGACATCACCGCGGACCCGGCCATGTTCACCCCGGAGGCCGCGGGCGTCCCGGACGCCCCCGAGCAGGCGGCCGCGCTGCTCGCGCCGATCCTCGGCCTGTCCAAGGAGAAGCTCGCCGCCGACCTGCACACCCCCAAGACCCGCTACAAGCGGCTCGCCGCCCAGCAGAGCCCGGACGTCAAGAACCAGATCAGCGACCTCAAGTCGGGTCTGGAGAAGCAGGCGAACTCCAAGGCCTGCCTGGCCCAGAAGCGCCTGCTGACCAAGTCGGCCGAGGAGGGCGGCCGGAGCAGGGTGGACAACGAGTGCGCCAACCCGCTGGCCGGCGTCTTCAACCGGGACACCCAGAAGCGCGTCTACCCCTCGGACGGGCTGGCCTCCAACCTGGTCGGCTTCGTCAACGCCGAGGGCGAGGGCGCCGGCGGCCTGGAGCAGCAGTACCAGAAGCAGCTCGCCGGCAAGGACGGCCACAGCAGCTACGCCCAGGCGGGCGGCCGGCTGGTGCCCACCGCCGGGGGTTCGCTGGACCAGGCCGTGCCCGGCACCGACCTGCGGCTGACCGTCAACCGGGACATCCAGTGGGCCGCCCAGCGCGCCATCACCGACCAGGTCGCCAACGCCGGGGCGGAGAAGGGCTACGTCGTCGTCCAGGACGTGAAGACCGGTCAGGTCCTGGCGATGGCCACCTCGCCCGGCTTCAACCCCAACGACCTGAGCACGGCCAAGTCCTCCCAGCTCGGCAACCCGGCCCTGCAGGACTCCTACGAGCCGGGCAGCACGGCGAAGCTGATGACGATGGCCGCGGTGCTGGACAGCGGCAAGGCCACCTGGGACACCAAGGTGACGGTGCCCGGGCGGCTCCAGCGGGCCGACGTCAACTTCCAGGACGACGTCGACCACGGCACCTGGTACCTGACCCTGGCCGGGGTGCTGGCCAAGTCCTCCAACATCGGCACCATCGAGGCCTTCGAGACGCTCGGCGCCGACCAGCCGGAGGCCAACCGGGTGCTCGACGGCTACCTGCGCAAGTTCGGGGTGGCGCAGCCCACCGGGCTGGGCTTCCCGGGGGAGGCCGCCGGAAAGCTGAAGAAGCCGGAGGACCTCGTGGCCTCGGAGAAGTACAACATCACCTTCGGGCAGGGCCCGATGACCCTCAGCGCCCTCCAGGCCACCTCGGTCTACTCCACGATCGCCAACGGGGGCGTGCGCGTGGCGCCGAGCGTGGTCCAGGGCACCACCTCGCCGGACGGCAGGTACACCCCGGCCGCGCCGGGGGCCCAGACCCGGGTGGTCAGCGAGCAGACCGCGAAGACGCTCACCGAGATGCTGGAGTCGGTCGTCACTGACGAGCAGGGCACCGGCGGCAAGGCCGCCGTCCCCGGCTACCGGGTGGCCGGCAAGACCGGCACCGCCAACCGGGTGGACCCGAAGACCGGCGGATACCGCGGGTACACCGCCTCGTTCATCGGCTTCGCGCCGGCCGACGCGCCCCGGGTCACCGTCTCCTGCGTGATCCAGGACCCGGTCAACGGCCACTTCGGCGGCCAGCTCTGCGGTCCGGTGTTCAAGCAGGTGATGGAGTTCACCCTGAAGACCCTGCAGGTGCCGCCGAGCGGCAGCGAGGCACCCAACCTGCCCGTCGAGTGGAAGCCGTGA
- a CDS encoding cell division protein FtsL, whose translation MAGGGAGSAVLPGQGGRARITVRPGRRPVRGRTPFAVLVVVLLAAGLLGLLALNTALNEGSFELSRLQRQTTVLTDEQQGLQHQIDQNSAPDALARRATELGMVPAGGMAFLDVPNGGKVLGTPGPAQDSPPVKRSTAEPWPGKQPSPSAQPGAPAAPAPGGDTTVQINPAAPAAPAPAGSPAAPQPAPTATGGAGR comes from the coding sequence GTGGCCGGAGGCGGGGCGGGGAGCGCGGTGCTCCCCGGGCAGGGCGGCAGGGCGCGGATCACGGTGCGGCCCGGGCGGCGCCCGGTACGGGGGAGGACACCGTTCGCGGTCCTGGTCGTGGTGCTGCTCGCGGCCGGGCTGCTCGGCCTGCTGGCGTTGAACACCGCCCTCAACGAGGGCTCCTTCGAGCTGTCCAGACTGCAGCGGCAGACCACCGTGCTCACCGACGAGCAGCAGGGACTGCAGCACCAGATCGACCAGAACTCCGCACCGGACGCGCTCGCCCGCCGGGCCACCGAGCTGGGCATGGTGCCCGCCGGGGGGATGGCCTTCCTGGACGTCCCGAACGGCGGCAAGGTGCTCGGCACGCCCGGACCGGCCCAGGACAGCCCCCCGGTGAAACGGTCCACCGCCGAGCCGTGGCCCGGGAAGCAGCCGTCGCCGAGTGCCCAGCCGGGTGCGCCGGCCGCGCCGGCGCCCGGCGGTGACACCACCGTCCAGATCAACCCGGCCGCTCCGGCCGCCCCCGCCCCCGCCGGTTCGCCGGCCGCGCCCCAGCCGGCGCCGACCGCGACCGGAGGTGCGGGCCGATGA
- the rsmH gene encoding 16S rRNA (cytosine(1402)-N(4))-methyltransferase RsmH translates to MSTNDPAPKHVPVMLQRCMDALAPAISQPGAVVVDATLGLGGHSEALLTQFPEVRLVAVDRDPAALKLSAQRLAPFGDRATLVHAVYDEIPEVLERLEIPRVQGVLFDLGVSSMQLDEAERGFAYSQDAPLDMRMDQTRGLSAAEVLNTYTHGQLARILKVYGEERFAGKIASVILREREKEPFTNSARLVDLVRNAIPAATRRTGGNPAKRTFQALRIEVNGELEVLDRAIPGALDALALGGRIVVMSYQSLEDRLVKQYLAAGATTTAPPGLPFVPEEHQPWLKLITRGAELATEQEIEENRRAAPVRLRVAERIRDRSTRG, encoded by the coding sequence ATGAGCACCAACGATCCGGCCCCCAAGCACGTCCCCGTGATGCTGCAGCGGTGCATGGACGCGCTGGCCCCGGCGATCTCGCAGCCCGGCGCGGTGGTGGTGGACGCCACCCTCGGCCTGGGCGGGCACAGCGAAGCCCTGCTGACCCAGTTCCCGGAGGTCCGGCTGGTCGCGGTGGACCGTGACCCGGCGGCCCTGAAGCTCTCCGCGCAGCGGCTCGCCCCGTTCGGCGACCGGGCCACCCTGGTGCACGCCGTCTACGACGAGATCCCCGAGGTGCTGGAGCGCCTGGAGATCCCCCGGGTGCAGGGCGTCCTGTTCGACCTCGGGGTCTCCTCGATGCAGCTGGACGAGGCCGAGCGCGGCTTCGCCTACTCCCAGGACGCCCCGCTGGACATGCGGATGGACCAGACCCGGGGCCTCAGCGCGGCCGAGGTGCTCAACACCTACACCCACGGGCAGCTGGCCCGGATCCTCAAGGTGTACGGCGAGGAGCGGTTCGCCGGGAAGATCGCCTCGGTGATCCTGCGCGAGCGGGAGAAGGAACCGTTCACCAACAGCGCGCGTCTGGTCGATCTGGTGCGCAACGCCATTCCGGCCGCGACCCGCCGCACCGGCGGGAACCCGGCCAAGCGCACCTTCCAGGCGCTGCGGATCGAGGTCAACGGCGAGCTGGAGGTGCTGGACCGGGCGATCCCGGGTGCCCTGGACGCGCTGGCGCTGGGCGGGCGGATCGTGGTGATGTCCTACCAGTCGCTGGAGGACCGCCTGGTCAAGCAGTACCTGGCGGCGGGCGCGACCACCACCGCCCCGCCCGGGCTGCCGTTCGTCCCGGAGGAGCACCAGCCCTGGCTGAAGCTGATCACCCGCGGTGCCGAGCTGGCCACCGAGCAGGAGATCGAGGAGAACCGGCGCGCCGCGCCCGTGCGGCTGCGGGTGGCGGAGAGGATCAGGGACCGAAGCACCCGGGGCTGA
- a CDS encoding beta-class carbonic anhydrase, whose amino-acid sequence MTVTPDRPTPTAAADTTEPKIIDRFVAANREYAVTFRDGGMDARPVQRIAVVACMDARLDLFAALGLELGDAHVIRNAGGVVTDDTIRSLTISQRALGTRSVALIHHTGCGLLGLTEDFRRELELEVGQRPQWAVESFIDLDGDVRQSMQRVRTSPFLLHTDDVRGFVFDVHTGLLREID is encoded by the coding sequence ATGACAGTGACCCCCGACCGGCCCACGCCGACAGCCGCTGCCGACACCACCGAACCGAAGATCATCGACCGCTTCGTGGCGGCCAACCGCGAGTACGCGGTGACCTTCCGCGACGGCGGCATGGACGCCCGCCCCGTCCAGCGCATCGCCGTGGTGGCGTGCATGGACGCCCGACTCGACCTGTTCGCCGCGCTCGGCCTCGAACTGGGCGACGCCCACGTCATCCGCAACGCGGGCGGTGTCGTCACCGACGACACCATCCGCTCGCTCACCATCAGCCAGCGTGCCCTCGGCACCCGCTCGGTCGCGCTGATCCACCACACCGGCTGCGGTCTGCTCGGCCTCACCGAGGACTTCCGGCGCGAGCTGGAGCTGGAGGTCGGCCAGCGCCCGCAGTGGGCGGTGGAGTCCTTCATCGACCTCGACGGCGACGTCCGGCAGTCCATGCAGCGGGTCCGCACCTCGCCCTTCCTGCTGCACACCGACGACGTCCGGGGCTTCGTCTTCGACGTCCACACCGGTCTGCTCCGCGAGATCGACTGA
- a CDS encoding AAA family ATPase, which yields MTSYNDQAGLEGRPGGDRGTKGYHPVGLPELAAVVERVRANIESVIEGKPEAVRIALTVLLAEGHLLLEDVPGVGKTMLAKALARSVDCTVRRIQFTPDLLPSDVTGTNIFDQHQRDFEFRPGAIFAQIVVGDEINRASPKTQSALLESMEERQVTIDGTSYELPSPFMVVATQNPVEMEGTYPLPEAQRDRFMARISIGYPSPEAEFAMLDVHGGASPLDDLQPVAHAADILKLIDLVRTVHVADPVRRYAVDLVGATRNSHELRLGASPRATLHLVRAARAAAALDGRDYVTPDDIQRLAVPVLAHRLMPTAETQLSRRTAEQIVTDLVARLPLPRPQGQAGPALRRG from the coding sequence GTGACGAGCTACAACGATCAGGCCGGTCTCGAAGGTCGTCCGGGGGGCGACCGGGGGACGAAGGGGTACCACCCGGTCGGCCTGCCCGAGCTCGCCGCCGTGGTGGAACGGGTCCGGGCCAACATCGAGAGCGTGATCGAGGGCAAGCCGGAGGCCGTCCGGATCGCGCTGACGGTGCTGCTCGCCGAGGGCCACCTGCTGCTGGAGGACGTGCCCGGCGTCGGCAAGACCATGCTGGCCAAGGCACTCGCCCGGTCCGTCGACTGCACGGTGCGCCGCATCCAGTTCACACCGGACCTGCTGCCCTCCGACGTCACCGGCACCAACATCTTCGACCAGCACCAGCGCGACTTCGAGTTCCGCCCGGGCGCGATCTTCGCGCAGATCGTGGTCGGCGACGAGATCAACCGGGCCTCGCCGAAGACCCAGTCCGCGCTGCTGGAGTCGATGGAGGAGCGCCAGGTCACCATCGACGGCACCAGCTACGAGCTGCCGTCGCCGTTCATGGTGGTCGCCACCCAGAACCCGGTCGAGATGGAGGGCACCTACCCCCTCCCGGAGGCCCAGCGGGACCGCTTCATGGCCCGGATCTCGATCGGCTACCCGAGCCCCGAGGCCGAGTTCGCGATGCTCGACGTGCACGGCGGCGCCAGCCCGCTGGACGACCTCCAGCCGGTCGCGCACGCCGCCGACATCCTCAAGCTGATCGACCTGGTGCGCACCGTGCACGTCGCCGACCCGGTCCGCCGCTACGCCGTCGACCTGGTCGGCGCCACCCGGAACAGCCACGAGCTGCGGCTCGGCGCATCGCCGCGCGCCACCCTGCACCTGGTGCGGGCCGCCCGCGCCGCCGCCGCGCTGGACGGGCGCGACTACGTCACCCCGGACGACATCCAGCGCCTGGCCGTCCCGGTGCTCGCGCACCGCCTGATGCCGACCGCCGAGACCCAGCTGAGCCGGCGCACCGCCGAGCAGATCGTGACCGACCTGGTCGCCCGGCTGCCGCTGCCGCGCCCGCAGGGCCAGGCCGGCCCGGCCCTGCGGAGGGGCTGA
- a CDS encoding DUF58 domain-containing protein yields MGPSDAPSGLRAGLNGLTTRGRSFLAAGATSVVCAYVLDQDALLRVGVLLAALPLAAALLLANTRYRVASGRRLSPRRAVAGHEARVHLRVDNVSRVPTGLLLLEDKVPYVLGPRPRFVLDRVEPHGHREVSYRVRSDLRGRYPLGPLQLRLSDPFGMCEVNRSFTASDVLTVVPQVQQLPQVRLSGEWVGQGESRTRTLALAGDDDVILREYRHGDDLRRVHWKSTARYGELMVRREEQPKKARATVLLDTRESGHRGSGPASSFEWAVGCAASVAAHLLERGYQTRLLTDTGHCVPGPDAGGGNTAADASGLILDALAVVDLSDGGGLSRAEEPLRSSGEGLLVAVLGELDEAQTARLARLRGRTGGAVVFLLDTGTWSGLRMLAPDTGGDEFRARVRQLREAGWTVLPVRAGDSAPELWQAADRTESPSPYRDEAGA; encoded by the coding sequence GTGGGACCGTCCGACGCACCGTCGGGCCTGCGCGCCGGCCTGAACGGCCTCACCACCCGGGGTCGCTCCTTCCTCGCCGCCGGGGCCACCTCGGTGGTCTGCGCCTACGTGCTCGACCAGGACGCGCTGCTGCGCGTCGGCGTCCTGCTCGCGGCGCTGCCGCTGGCCGCCGCGCTGCTGCTGGCCAACACCCGCTACCGGGTGGCCAGTGGACGCCGGCTCAGCCCGCGCCGGGCCGTCGCCGGCCACGAGGCCCGCGTCCACCTGCGGGTGGACAACGTTTCCCGGGTCCCCACCGGCCTGCTGCTGCTGGAGGACAAGGTCCCGTACGTGCTCGGGCCGCGCCCGCGCTTCGTCCTGGACCGGGTCGAGCCGCACGGCCACCGCGAGGTGTCCTACCGGGTCCGCTCCGACCTGCGCGGCCGCTACCCGCTCGGCCCGCTCCAGCTGCGGCTCTCCGACCCGTTCGGGATGTGCGAGGTCAATCGTTCCTTCACCGCCTCGGACGTCCTCACCGTCGTGCCGCAGGTGCAGCAGCTGCCGCAGGTGCGGCTCAGCGGCGAGTGGGTCGGCCAGGGCGAGAGCCGCACCCGCACCCTGGCGCTGGCCGGTGACGACGACGTCATCCTGCGCGAGTACCGGCACGGCGACGACCTGCGCCGGGTGCACTGGAAGTCCACCGCCCGGTACGGCGAGCTGATGGTCCGCCGCGAGGAGCAGCCGAAGAAGGCCCGGGCCACCGTCCTGCTGGACACCCGGGAGTCCGGCCACCGGGGCAGCGGCCCGGCGTCCTCCTTCGAATGGGCGGTCGGCTGCGCGGCCTCGGTCGCCGCGCACCTGCTGGAGCGCGGCTACCAGACCCGGCTGCTCACCGACACCGGCCACTGCGTGCCCGGCCCGGACGCCGGCGGCGGCAACACCGCCGCCGACGCCTCCGGCCTGATCCTGGACGCGCTCGCGGTGGTCGACCTCTCCGACGGCGGCGGGCTCTCCCGGGCCGAGGAGCCCCTGCGCAGCTCCGGCGAGGGCCTGCTGGTCGCCGTGCTCGGCGAGCTGGACGAGGCCCAGACGGCCCGGCTGGCCCGGTTGCGGGGCCGGACCGGCGGCGCCGTCGTCTTCCTGCTCGACACCGGCACCTGGTCCGGCCTGCGGATGCTCGCGCCCGACACCGGCGGGGACGAGTTCCGTGCCCGGGTGCGGCAGCTGCGCGAGGCCGGCTGGACCGTCCTGCCGGTCCGCGCCGGGGACTCCGCGCCGGAGCTCTGGCAGGCCGCCGACCGGACCGAGTCGCCCTCCCCCTACCGAGATGAGGCCGGCGCGTGA